A window of the Halichoerus grypus chromosome 2, mHalGry1.hap1.1, whole genome shotgun sequence genome harbors these coding sequences:
- the ZNF594 gene encoding zinc finger protein 594, with product MDVPGDKDPARVVSKGCQRLIRQERGLVEAADPVIGSLRRWVSPSQDAGGLPASQGRAIKEANLIPAKAIAGERGHRCNGRERTLAAGERSHSREACGERFQQTSEVTQHQKTGNVKKTHQCQECGKTFNRSSNLIIHERIHTGRKPYMCDECGKDFNQSSNRIIHQRIHTGKKPYLCRECGKDFNQSSNLARHQRIHSGENPYECQECGKAFRGSSSLVLHQRTHGGGRKPFACHECGKTFSQSSDLVIHHRVHTGEKPYQCYECGQSFSQSSHLATHQRTHTGEKPFACPECAKAFRQRARLTEHQRVQSGERPYACGGCGKAFSGHTALLKHQRLHVGQDVGRLGQQRTEREEKPYECTECGKTFRGSSDLIRHWIIHTSEKPYECRACGKAFSQRSHLLTHQKIHTGEKPYPCGECGKAFRQRSLLVQHRRIHTGEKPYECGACGKPFIWRTAFLKHQRLHAAEKPQGRGRTLSQDQAPGDERGTHGEERVRRRGQCSRTFQGSSDLVGLPVTHAGGKPHACAECGKSFQQSSDLTRHQRIHSGEKPYPCAKCGKSFRGSSDLIKHHRVHTGEKPYNCPECGKAFSQNSHLLSHQSIHTGERPFECGACGKAFRGHTAFLKHRRLHPGEGPGHGDRAHRQDSEVTEP from the coding sequence ATGGACGTTCCTGGAGACAAAGATCCAGCAAGGGTTGTATCCAAAGGATGCCAGAGACTGATCCGTCAGGAGCGTGGGTTGGTTGAAGCTGCTGACCCTGTGATTGGGTCATTGAGGCGTTGGGTGAGCCCCTCACAGGATGCAGGGGGGCTCCCCGCTTCCCAAGGGAGAGCTATCAAGGAAGCGAATCTCATTCCTGCAAAAGCCATCGCAGGAGAGAGAGGCCACAGGTGTaatgggagagaaagaacacTTGCTGCAGGAGAAAGATCTCACAGCAGAGAAGCCTGTGGTGAGAGATTCCAGCAGACGTCAGAGGTCACCCAGCACCAGAAAACTGGTAACGTGAAGAAGACCCATCAATGTCAGGAATGTGGGAAAACATTCAACCGGAGCTCAAACCTGATCATCCACGAGAGAATTCACACGGGAAGGAAACCCTATATGTGTGACGAATGTGGGAAAGACTTCAACCAGAGTTCAAATCGCATTattcatcagagaattcacacagggAAGAAACCTTACCTGTGTCGCGAGTGTGGGAAGGACTTCAACCAGAGCTCCAACCTGGCCAGGCACCAGCGGATCCACAGTGGCGAGAACCCCTACGAGTGCCAGGAGTGTGGCAAGGCCTTCCGCGGGAGCTCCAGCCTGGTCCTGCACCAGAGGACCCATGGCGGTGGCAGGAAGCCTTTCGCATGCCACGAATGCGGCAAGACCTTCAGCCAGAGCTCGGACCTGGTCATCCACCACAGAGTTCACACCGGAGAGAAGCCGTACCAGTGCTATGAGTGCGGCCAGAGCTTCAGCCAGAGTTCACACCTGGCCACACACCAGAGGACCCACACCGGGGAGAAGCCCTTCGCGTGCCCTGAGTGTGCGAAGGCCTTCAGGCAGCGTGCACGCCTCACCGAGCACCAGAGGGTGCAGAGCGGGGAGAGGCCCTATGCATGTGGCgggtgtgggaaggccttcagcGGGCACACAGCTCTGCTCAAGCACCAGAGGCTGCACGTGGGCCAGGACGTGGGCCGGCTGGGACAGCAGAGAactgagagggaggagaagcccTATGAGTGTACGGAGTGTGGGAAAACCTTCCGGGGAAGCTCAGACCTGATCCGGCACTGGATAATCCACACCAGCGAGAAGCCCTATGAGTGCAGGGCCTGCGGGAAGGCCTTCAGCCAGAGGTCACACCTGCTCACGCACCAGAAAATCCACACCGGGGAGAAGCCGTATCCGTGCGGCGAGTGCGGGAAAGCCTTCCGGCAGCGCTCACTCCTCGTCCAGCACCGAAGAATCCACACCGGGGAGAAGCCCTACGAGTGCGGGGCCTGCGGGAAGCCCTTCATCTGGCGCACAGCCTTCCTCAAACACCAGAGGCTTCACGCTGCAGAGAAACCCCAGGGACGCGGGAGGACACTGAGCCAGGACCAGGCACCTGGGGACGAGCGGGGAACTCATGGGGAAGAGAGAGTGCGCCGGCGTGGCCAGTGTTCCAGAACCTTCCAGGGCAGCTCAGATCTTGTGGGACTTCCGGTGACTCACGCAGGAGGGAAGCCCCATGCATGTGCAGAGTGTGGGAAATCCTTCCAGCAGAGCTCAGACCTCACAAGGCACCAGAGAATCCACAGCGGGGAGAAGCCTTACCCCTGCGCTAAATGCGGGAAGTCCTTCAGGGGCAGCTCCGACCTCATTAAACACCACCGTGtgcacacaggagagaaaccctacaaTTGCCccgaatgtgggaaggccttcagccAGAACTCCCACCTTCTCAGTCACCAGAGTATCCACACTGGAGAGAGACCCTTTGAATGCGGTGCCTGTGGGAAGGCCTTCCGGGGGCACACAGCCTTTCTTAAACACCGGCGGCTGCACcccggggaggggccggggcacGGCGACAGAGCCCACAGACAGGACTCGGAGGTGACGGAACCCTAA
- the ZFP3 gene encoding zinc finger protein 3 homolog isoform X3 translates to MGTERAEAIPKEEVSEEAEPRVAASEKLPKVVCQGREFGGAWAEDAVERHPRASSDESAEQASPRGRGLASGLIACKRSPSGEKSGDSDESECVCSPGPHPLTSPAEPPAVPVRACAASRHNPVENSESHKARRSPVGEKPHTCTECGKAFNQNSHLIQHLRVHSGEKPFECKECGKTFGTNSSLRRHLRIHAGEKPFACSECGKAFIQSSHLIHHHRIHTGERPYKCEECGKAFSQNSALILHQRIHTGEKPYECNECGKTFRVSSQLIQHQRIHTEERYHECLECGKAFKHSSGLIRHQKIHTGEKPYLCNECGKGFGQSSELIRHQRIHTGDKPYECNECGKTFGQNSEIIRHIRIHTGEKPYVCAECGKAFRGNSELLRHERIHTGEKPYECFECGKAFRRTSHLTVHQRIHTGEKPHQCNECARTFWDSSELLLHQKIHVGEKPYECTECEKAFGQHSQLVLHQRTHTGEKPYECQECRKTFSRSSHLLRHQSVHCAE, encoded by the coding sequence ATGGGGACTGAGCGCGCGGAGGCAATCCCCAAGGAAGAAGTTTCAGAAGAAGCCGAGCCACGTGTGGCAGCGTCAGAGAAACTTCCCAAGGTGGTTTGCCAGGGCCGGGAGTTTGGAGGCGCCTGGGCAGAAGACGCGGTGGAGAGGCACCCGAGAGCGTCCTCGGACGAGAGCGCGGAGCAGGCGTCTCCTCGGGGGAGAGGCCTTGCGTCGGGGCTGATCGCCTGTAAGAGGTCGCCGTCGGGCGAGAAGTCTGGGGACAGCGACGAGAGCGAGTGCGTATGCAGCCCCGGCCCGCACCCGCTCACGTCTCCGGCCGAGCCCCCAGCCGTGCCCGTCCGTGCCTGCGCCGCCTCCCGCCACAACCCCGTGGAGAACTCAGAGTCTCACAAGGCCCGGAGAAGTCCTGTGGGGGAGAAGCCTCATACGTGCACAGAGTGCGGGAAGGCCTTTAATCAGAACTCGCACCTCATCCAGCATCTGCGGGTCCACAGCGGAGAGAAGCCCTTCGAGTGCAAAGAGTGCGGGAAGACGTTTGGGACCAACTCCAGCCTGCGGAGGCACCTGAGGATCCACGCCGGGGAGAAGCCCTTCGCCTGCAGCGAGTGCGGCAAGGCCTTCATCCAGAGCTCACACCTTATCCACCATCACAGGATCCACACCGGGGAGCGGCCGTACAAGTGTGAGGAGTGCGGCAAGGCCTTCAGCCAGAACTCGGCGCTCATTCTGCACCAGAGGATCCACACCGGGGAGAAGCCGTATGAGTGCAACGAGTGTGGGAAGACCTTCCGGGTGAGCTCTCAGCTCATCCAGCACCAGCGCATCCACACGGAGGAGCGGTACCATGAATGCCTCGAGTGCGGCAAAGCCTTCAAGCACAGCTCGGGCCTCATCCGGCACCAGAAGATCCACACCGGAGAGAAGCCCTACCTGTGTAACGAGTGCGGGAAGGGCTTCGGCCAGAGCTCGGAGCTGATCCGCCACCAGAGAATCCACACGGGGGACAAGCCCTACGAGTGCAACGAGTGTGGGAAGACGTTTGGCCAGAACTCGGAGATCATCAGACACATTCGGATCCACACCGGCGAGAAGCCCTATGTGTGCGCggagtgtgggaaggccttccGGGGGAACTCGGAGCTTCTGAGGCACGAGAGGATCCACACCGGCGAGAAGCCCTACGAGTGCTTtgagtgtgggaaggccttcaggCGGACCTCCCACCTCACGGTCCACCAGAGGATCCACACGGGGGAGAAGCCTCACCAGTGCAACGAGTGTGCAAGAACCTTCTGGGACAGCTCGGAGCTGCTTCTCCACCAGAAGATCCACGTCGGGGAGAAGCCGTACGAGTGCACCGAGTGCGAGAAAGCCTTCGGCCAGCATTCCCAGCTTGTCCTCCACCAGAGGACGCACACAGGCGAGAAGCCCTACGAGTGCCAGGAGTGCCGGAAGACCTTCAGCAGGAGCTCCCACCTCCTCCGGCACCAGAGCGTCCACTGCGCGGAGTGA
- the ZFP3 gene encoding zinc finger protein 3 homolog isoform X1: MEETKLEQLRPDGREPRGLTSLVGLVLAQPWDPLDGQPCGYGPDLYPDCEMGTERAEAIPKEEVSEEAEPRVAASEKLPKVVCQGREFGGAWAEDAVERHPRASSDESAEQASPRGRGLASGLIACKRSPSGEKSGDSDESECVCSPGPHPLTSPAEPPAVPVRACAASRHNPVENSESHKARRSPVGEKPHTCTECGKAFNQNSHLIQHLRVHSGEKPFECKECGKTFGTNSSLRRHLRIHAGEKPFACSECGKAFIQSSHLIHHHRIHTGERPYKCEECGKAFSQNSALILHQRIHTGEKPYECNECGKTFRVSSQLIQHQRIHTEERYHECLECGKAFKHSSGLIRHQKIHTGEKPYLCNECGKGFGQSSELIRHQRIHTGDKPYECNECGKTFGQNSEIIRHIRIHTGEKPYVCAECGKAFRGNSELLRHERIHTGEKPYECFECGKAFRRTSHLTVHQRIHTGEKPHQCNECARTFWDSSELLLHQKIHVGEKPYECTECEKAFGQHSQLVLHQRTHTGEKPYECQECRKTFSRSSHLLRHQSVHCAE, encoded by the exons ATGGAGGAAACGAAGCTAGAACAACTTCGTCCAGATGGAAGGGAGCCAAGAGGACTGACTTCTCTTGTGGGTCTGGTTCTGGCCCAGCCGTGGGACCCTCTGGACGGTCAGCCCTGCGGATACGGCCCCGACCTGTATCCTG ATTGTGAGATGGGGACTGAGCGCGCGGAGGCAATCCCCAAGGAAGAAGTTTCAGAAGAAGCCGAGCCACGTGTGGCAGCGTCAGAGAAACTTCCCAAGGTGGTTTGCCAGGGCCGGGAGTTTGGAGGCGCCTGGGCAGAAGACGCGGTGGAGAGGCACCCGAGAGCGTCCTCGGACGAGAGCGCGGAGCAGGCGTCTCCTCGGGGGAGAGGCCTTGCGTCGGGGCTGATCGCCTGTAAGAGGTCGCCGTCGGGCGAGAAGTCTGGGGACAGCGACGAGAGCGAGTGCGTATGCAGCCCCGGCCCGCACCCGCTCACGTCTCCGGCCGAGCCCCCAGCCGTGCCCGTCCGTGCCTGCGCCGCCTCCCGCCACAACCCCGTGGAGAACTCAGAGTCTCACAAGGCCCGGAGAAGTCCTGTGGGGGAGAAGCCTCATACGTGCACAGAGTGCGGGAAGGCCTTTAATCAGAACTCGCACCTCATCCAGCATCTGCGGGTCCACAGCGGAGAGAAGCCCTTCGAGTGCAAAGAGTGCGGGAAGACGTTTGGGACCAACTCCAGCCTGCGGAGGCACCTGAGGATCCACGCCGGGGAGAAGCCCTTCGCCTGCAGCGAGTGCGGCAAGGCCTTCATCCAGAGCTCACACCTTATCCACCATCACAGGATCCACACCGGGGAGCGGCCGTACAAGTGTGAGGAGTGCGGCAAGGCCTTCAGCCAGAACTCGGCGCTCATTCTGCACCAGAGGATCCACACCGGGGAGAAGCCGTATGAGTGCAACGAGTGTGGGAAGACCTTCCGGGTGAGCTCTCAGCTCATCCAGCACCAGCGCATCCACACGGAGGAGCGGTACCATGAATGCCTCGAGTGCGGCAAAGCCTTCAAGCACAGCTCGGGCCTCATCCGGCACCAGAAGATCCACACCGGAGAGAAGCCCTACCTGTGTAACGAGTGCGGGAAGGGCTTCGGCCAGAGCTCGGAGCTGATCCGCCACCAGAGAATCCACACGGGGGACAAGCCCTACGAGTGCAACGAGTGTGGGAAGACGTTTGGCCAGAACTCGGAGATCATCAGACACATTCGGATCCACACCGGCGAGAAGCCCTATGTGTGCGCggagtgtgggaaggccttccGGGGGAACTCGGAGCTTCTGAGGCACGAGAGGATCCACACCGGCGAGAAGCCCTACGAGTGCTTtgagtgtgggaaggccttcaggCGGACCTCCCACCTCACGGTCCACCAGAGGATCCACACGGGGGAGAAGCCTCACCAGTGCAACGAGTGTGCAAGAACCTTCTGGGACAGCTCGGAGCTGCTTCTCCACCAGAAGATCCACGTCGGGGAGAAGCCGTACGAGTGCACCGAGTGCGAGAAAGCCTTCGGCCAGCATTCCCAGCTTGTCCTCCACCAGAGGACGCACACAGGCGAGAAGCCCTACGAGTGCCAGGAGTGCCGGAAGACCTTCAGCAGGAGCTCCCACCTCCTCCGGCACCAGAGCGTCCACTGCGCGGAGTGA
- the ZFP3 gene encoding zinc finger protein 3 homolog isoform X2: MLSPERGVALTGPPSTSQAQSTCLRRIRYPGHDCEMGTERAEAIPKEEVSEEAEPRVAASEKLPKVVCQGREFGGAWAEDAVERHPRASSDESAEQASPRGRGLASGLIACKRSPSGEKSGDSDESECVCSPGPHPLTSPAEPPAVPVRACAASRHNPVENSESHKARRSPVGEKPHTCTECGKAFNQNSHLIQHLRVHSGEKPFECKECGKTFGTNSSLRRHLRIHAGEKPFACSECGKAFIQSSHLIHHHRIHTGERPYKCEECGKAFSQNSALILHQRIHTGEKPYECNECGKTFRVSSQLIQHQRIHTEERYHECLECGKAFKHSSGLIRHQKIHTGEKPYLCNECGKGFGQSSELIRHQRIHTGDKPYECNECGKTFGQNSEIIRHIRIHTGEKPYVCAECGKAFRGNSELLRHERIHTGEKPYECFECGKAFRRTSHLTVHQRIHTGEKPHQCNECARTFWDSSELLLHQKIHVGEKPYECTECEKAFGQHSQLVLHQRTHTGEKPYECQECRKTFSRSSHLLRHQSVHCAE; this comes from the exons ATGCTTTCACCCGAGAGAGGTGTGGCCCTCACAGGACCGCCGAGCACCTCTCAGGCACAGAGCACTTGCCTGAGAAGGATCCGCTATCCTGGGCACG ATTGTGAGATGGGGACTGAGCGCGCGGAGGCAATCCCCAAGGAAGAAGTTTCAGAAGAAGCCGAGCCACGTGTGGCAGCGTCAGAGAAACTTCCCAAGGTGGTTTGCCAGGGCCGGGAGTTTGGAGGCGCCTGGGCAGAAGACGCGGTGGAGAGGCACCCGAGAGCGTCCTCGGACGAGAGCGCGGAGCAGGCGTCTCCTCGGGGGAGAGGCCTTGCGTCGGGGCTGATCGCCTGTAAGAGGTCGCCGTCGGGCGAGAAGTCTGGGGACAGCGACGAGAGCGAGTGCGTATGCAGCCCCGGCCCGCACCCGCTCACGTCTCCGGCCGAGCCCCCAGCCGTGCCCGTCCGTGCCTGCGCCGCCTCCCGCCACAACCCCGTGGAGAACTCAGAGTCTCACAAGGCCCGGAGAAGTCCTGTGGGGGAGAAGCCTCATACGTGCACAGAGTGCGGGAAGGCCTTTAATCAGAACTCGCACCTCATCCAGCATCTGCGGGTCCACAGCGGAGAGAAGCCCTTCGAGTGCAAAGAGTGCGGGAAGACGTTTGGGACCAACTCCAGCCTGCGGAGGCACCTGAGGATCCACGCCGGGGAGAAGCCCTTCGCCTGCAGCGAGTGCGGCAAGGCCTTCATCCAGAGCTCACACCTTATCCACCATCACAGGATCCACACCGGGGAGCGGCCGTACAAGTGTGAGGAGTGCGGCAAGGCCTTCAGCCAGAACTCGGCGCTCATTCTGCACCAGAGGATCCACACCGGGGAGAAGCCGTATGAGTGCAACGAGTGTGGGAAGACCTTCCGGGTGAGCTCTCAGCTCATCCAGCACCAGCGCATCCACACGGAGGAGCGGTACCATGAATGCCTCGAGTGCGGCAAAGCCTTCAAGCACAGCTCGGGCCTCATCCGGCACCAGAAGATCCACACCGGAGAGAAGCCCTACCTGTGTAACGAGTGCGGGAAGGGCTTCGGCCAGAGCTCGGAGCTGATCCGCCACCAGAGAATCCACACGGGGGACAAGCCCTACGAGTGCAACGAGTGTGGGAAGACGTTTGGCCAGAACTCGGAGATCATCAGACACATTCGGATCCACACCGGCGAGAAGCCCTATGTGTGCGCggagtgtgggaaggccttccGGGGGAACTCGGAGCTTCTGAGGCACGAGAGGATCCACACCGGCGAGAAGCCCTACGAGTGCTTtgagtgtgggaaggccttcaggCGGACCTCCCACCTCACGGTCCACCAGAGGATCCACACGGGGGAGAAGCCTCACCAGTGCAACGAGTGTGCAAGAACCTTCTGGGACAGCTCGGAGCTGCTTCTCCACCAGAAGATCCACGTCGGGGAGAAGCCGTACGAGTGCACCGAGTGCGAGAAAGCCTTCGGCCAGCATTCCCAGCTTGTCCTCCACCAGAGGACGCACACAGGCGAGAAGCCCTACGAGTGCCAGGAGTGCCGGAAGACCTTCAGCAGGAGCTCCCACCTCCTCCGGCACCAGAGCGTCCACTGCGCGGAGTGA